A window of Solea senegalensis isolate Sse05_10M linkage group LG20, IFAPA_SoseM_1, whole genome shotgun sequence contains these coding sequences:
- the sgo1 gene encoding shugoshin 1 produces MGKERAQKKSFQQSLEDIKEKMKEKRNRRLASASAPSKGRSRITNRNSVANTTHTILKGVQLNNKALAVALQAEKERVRQGNAVILQLKREQQALFLHLLLLKKKLKEQEALAALKAAETKPAKVPVEPQHHINLTGRKLARQNVEEPNVFEDSPIRTEPRSSEKSGQSECYKQMTLPPSVGVRRQHTDRKNKRRSERVQKRQSLSEGDTIAGMDALKASPIHGDDKILNQVQQRSEPEMAHVIDTEDFQHSTPEPVPNTKKTQQSNRKQAQLQPRTKTEPAPRKAERGRRPERAQMKKPWENPKPRARSKSRDRSATRSKTAPPPQSNKLNTSLGFNDTFDFDCEEAVHITPFKPKVDDSQVATPVSEEPPQSRQPVTEDTASRNESSSSSLSSESEDSLYVPQKTKRKQTSPDQTKVITTRRGRPSKVIRQKENIYPKQEISVFRNEDSSPQAMQPEKNQSPLHRYPDSHISNSPNPTEMGKENHQEPHREDLEDCLLPVSPLVEAEMMRIGDVLSNFGDSPSDAPPLLSHQTPKRIKTCRKRGLGIRTAGRGLSLCDVTNMSPAAYRKFPSDARCSTPVPARKRRCTMVVDYKEPSLNAKLRRGDKFTDLQFLRSPIFKQKADRRSEQNSRKSTNGQKQFDMYNESFVGCR; encoded by the exons ATGGGGAAGGAGCGGGCCCAGAAGAAGTCCTTCCAGCAGAGTCTGGAGGACATCaaggagaagatgaaggagaagaggaacaGACGGCTTGCTAGTGCCTCAGCTCCCAGCAAAGGACGGTCCAGaatcacaaacagaaacagtg TGGCTAACACTACACACACCATTCTGAAGGGTGTCCAGTTGAACAACAAAGCACTGGCTGTAGCCCTGCAAGCTGAGAAGGAAAGAGTGAGGCAGGGAAATGCAGTGATCCTGCAGCTGAAAAGAGAACAGCAAGCTCTGTTCCTTCACCTGCTTCTGCTCAAGAAGAAGCTTAAGGAACAGGAAGCACTGGCAGCTTTAAAGGCTGCAGAG ACTAAACCTGCAAAGGTCCCTGTTGAACCTCAGCACCACATTAATCTGACAGG GAGAAAACTTGCCAGACAAAATGTTGAGGAGCCCAATGTGTTTGAAGACTCACCTATCAGGACAG aGCCTCGGTCCTCTGAAAAGAGTGGACAATCTGAATGTTACAAACAGATGACTCTGCCACCTTCTGTGGGCGTACGGCGTCAGCACACTGATAGAAAAAACAAGAGGAGATCTGAACGTGTGCAGAAAAGGCAGTCCTTGAGTGAGGGTGACACCATAGCAGGAATGGATGCTTTAAAAGCAAGTCCTATTCATGGTGATGATAAAATTCTAAATCAGGTGCAGCAGAGATCTGAACCAGAAATGGCACATGTCATTGACACTGAAGATTTTCAGCATTCTACCCCTGAACCTGttccaaatacaaaaaaaacccaacagtcCAATAGGAAACAAGCCCAGCTTCAGCCTCGTACCAAAACAGAACCAGCTCCACGGAAAGCTGAGCGGGGCCGCAGACCTGAGCGTGCCCAAATGAAGAAACCATGGGAAAATCCCAAACCCAGAGCCCGCTCTAAGAGTCGAGACCGCTCAGCCACACGTTCCAAAACAGCACCTCCACCACAGAGCAATAAGCTCAACACATCACTGggatttaatgacacatttgactTTGACTGTGAAGAGGCGGTTCACATCACACCTTTCAAGCCAAAAGTAGATGACAGTCAGGTGGCCACCCCTGTCAGTGAAGAGCCTCCACAAAGCAGACAGCCTGTTACTGAAGATACAGCTTCCAGAAATGAGTCCAGCTCGTCATCGTTGTCCTCTGAATCGGAGGACAGTCTTTACGTCCCTCAAAAAAccaagaggaaacaaacttcACCAGACCAGACCAAGGTGATCACCACTCGTAGAGGCCGGCCCTCCAAAGTCATCAGACAGAAAGAGAACATCTATCCGAAACAGGAGATCTCTG TATTTAGAAATGAAGATTCAAGTCCTCAGGCTATGCAGCCTGAAAAGAATCAATCTCCTCTCCATCGGTACCCTGACTCTCATATCTCTAACAGCCCTAACCCCACAGAGATGGGAAAGGAAAATCACCAAG AGCCTCACAGGGAGGATTTGGAGGACTGTTTGCTCCCTGTCAGCCCTCTGGTTGAAGCTGAGATGATGAGAATAGGCGATGTTCTGTCCAACTTTGGAGATTCCCCCAGCGATGCTCCACCTCTTTTGTCCCACCAAACGCCCAAGAGGATCAAGACGTGCAGAAAAC GTGGGCTTGGTATAAGGACAGCAGGGCGGGGCTTGAGTCTGTGTGATGTGACCAATATGTCCCCCGCAGCCTATCGCAAGTTCCCCTCTGATGCCCGCTGTTCCACTCCTGTTCCTGCACGCAAGCGCCGCTGCACCATGGTGGTTGACTACAAAGAGCCCTCACTGAACGC